Proteins encoded in a region of the Botrytis cinerea B05.10 chromosome 11, complete sequence genome:
- the Bcpac2 gene encoding Bcpac2 — protein sequence MSQNHNYRVGQRVSFQGQLCTIRYIGEVKDTEKDWLGVEWDDPSRGKNDGKGYFKCLSNAPTPASFIRPTRKPDPEQSFVEAVFHKYASGDGLNPDKQIVISGKVAEEIGFDKIAEQQAQVHELKIVLVDGQRINRAHTRLLDASATQVVATATDLTVGEACPSIVELDLSRNLFVSLNEIENICSQLKNLKTLRLNGNRLELDTSRMLNAIMSGSVEEVFSTIKALEVDSTLVDWNELCILLQRFTSTVSLTASSNGFKRLSSPITSSSLASLTLEYNDFTSLADLEVLTRLTSLESLLLKGNKIHTTGTMTGPGAVKSSAPLVFNNKLSYIDLSSNKINNWDFVDELVHIFPGMTSLRISKNLIYPETSAESTMGSLNEEFMLTLARLGNLQKLNFSSISPQDRNNAELFYLSEIGKELGAVESEQESIVLSKHKRYKELCDLHGPPAVVRREKAEINPAFLEARLIKFTFCVPANPEIGQKETILVKEIPKAFSIYRVKGIVGRLLNRRPLSLKLIWETGEWDPVAGYEDIDEYDEDNAVDNTREALAPIGLSTLNQKQSTIEGSSIAIEKAVSQTHGQVEESKAGKFMKREVELEDTTKDVGLCVDGMEARVRVEFKDSKKFPGREE from the exons ATGTCACAAAATCACAACTATCGTGTAGGTCAACGGGTATCGTTTCAAGGACAGTTATGTACGATTCGATATATTGGAGAGGTCAAGGATACAGAGAAGGATTGGCTTGGGGTTGAATGGGACGACCCTTCGCGGGGCAAGAATGACGGGAAAGGGTACTTCAAAT gTTTGAGTAATGCACCAACTCCAGCAAGTTTTATTCGCCCTACTAGGAAACCAGATCCCGAGCAGAGCTTTGTCGAAGCGGTATTCCACAAATATGCTTCTGGAGATGGCCTAAACCCGGACAAGCAGATTGTTATATCGGGAAAAGTAGCTGAGGAAATTGGATTCGACAAGATTGCAGAGCAACAGGCTCAGGTGCACGAACTCAAAATTGTTCTGGTTGATGGACAGCGCATCAATAGGGCTCATACTAGACTTCTTGATGCCTCCGCTACACAAGTGGTGGCTACAGCGACTGATCTTACAGTTGGAGAAGCATGTCCAAGTATTGTTGAGCTTGATTTGAGCAGAAATTTGTTTGTATCTTTAAACGAGATAGAAAACATTTGTTCGcagttgaagaatttgaaaacaCTAAGACTAAA TGGAAACCGACTAGAGCTTGACACAAGCAGAATGTTAAATGCAATCATGTCAGGTTCTGTTGAGGAAGTTTTCAGCACGATCAAGGCTCTGGAGGTAGATTCGACCTTAGTTGATTGGAATGAACTTTGTATACTCCTGCAAAGGTTCACTTCCACGGTGTCTCTAACGGCATCTTCAAATGGCTTTAAAAGATTGAGTTCACCCATCACGAGTTCTTCTCTGGCCTCTTTGACCCTTGAGTATAATGACTTCACATCACTTGCAGATTTGGAGGTATTGACTCGGCTCACATCCCTCGAATCTTTACTTCTGAAAGGAAACAAAATACATACAACGGGAACGATGACCGGTCCAGGCGCAGTCAAGTCTTCCGCTCCTTTAGTCTTCAATAACAAGTTATCATATATCGATCTATCTtccaacaaaatcaacaattggGATTTTGTAGATGAACTCGTCCATATTTTCCCAGGCATGACGTCCCTACGAATATCCAAAAACCTAATATATCCGGAAACAAGCGCTGAGTCGACAATGGGAAGTCTTAACGAGGAATTCATGTTAACATTAGCACGTCTTGGGAACCTTCAGAAATTGAACTTTAGTAGCATTTCCCCTCAAGATCGAAATAACGCAGAATTGTTCTACCTTTCCGAGATAGGCAAGGAACTTGGAGCTGTGGAATCAGAGCAGGAATCTATAGTACTCTCTAAACATAAACGATACAAGGAGTTGTGTGACCTTCATGGGCCCCCAGCAGTggtgaggagagagaaggcaGAGATCAATCCTGCATTTTTGGAAGCACGCCTGATCAAGTTCACATTTTGCGTTCCTGCAAACCCTGAGATAGGTCAGAAGGAAACCATACTAGTGAAAGAGATTCCCAAAGCATTCAGCATCTATCGAGTCAAGGGGATTGTTGGGAGGTTACTAAATCGTAGGCCATTAagtttgaaattgatttggGAAACGGGAGAATGGGATCCCGTGGCTGGATATGAGGATATTGACGAGTATGATGAGGATAACGCTGTAGACAATACTAGAGAGGCTTTGGCTCCTATTGGCTTGTCTACTCTGAACCAAAAGCAATCCACTATAGAAGGTTCTAGTATTGCAATTGAAAAAGCTGTTTCGCAAACGCACGGGCAAGTAGAGGAATCGAAGGCAGGCAAATTCATGAAAAGAGAAGTGGAGTTGGAGGATACAACAAAAGATGTCGGTCTTTGTGTAGATGGAATGGAGGCCAGGGTTAGAGTTGAATTCAAAGATTCGAAGAAATTCCCTGGTAGGGAGGAGTGA
- the Bcprp11 gene encoding Bcprp11, translated as MDYQNRAGSKFGGGGVASTSATNADRRERLRKLALETIDLDKDPYFFKNHVGSFECRLCLTVHQNDGSYLAHTQGRKHQTNLARRAAREEKEGRSGIDPITGLPVGMVGAQVSVRKNMVKIGRPGYKITKTRDPVTRQQGLLFQLQYPEIVSDVQPRVRFMSAFEQKVEDPDKDFQYMLVAAEPYETCGFKLQAREIDRSNERYWTWWDSDLKEFWVQIMFKTEREERYSGVPGLAPVR; from the coding sequence ATGGATTACCAAAACCGCGCCGGCAGTAAAttcggtggtggtggtgtcgCTTCCACCAGTGCAACCAATGCCGACCGCCGTGAGCGTCTCCGCAAACTCGCTCTCGAGACTATCGATTTAGACAAAGACCCCTACTTCTTCAAGAACCACGTCGGCTCTTTCGAATGTCGACTCTGTCTCACCGTGCATCAAAATGATGGTTCCTATCTTGCGCATACCCAGGGGCGCAAGCATCAAACCAATCTCGCACGACGTGCTGCACGcgaggaaaaggaaggcCGGTCGGGGATCGATCCTATCACCGGTTTACCTGTCGGAATGGTAGGAGCGCAAGTCAGTGTTCGCAAGAATATGGTGAAGATTGGACGGCCTGGCTATAAGATTACGAAGACGCGGGATCCGGTTACAAGACAGCAGGGATTGTTGTTTCAGTTGCAGTATCCCGAGATAGTGTCGGATGTGCAACCGCGGGTCCGGTTCATGAGTGCTTTCGAGCAGAAGGTGGAGGATCCAGACAAGGATTTCCAGTATATGTTAGTAGCGGCAGAACCTTATGAGACGTGCGGGTTCAAGTTGCAAGCAAGGGAGATTGATCGCTCGAATGAAAGGTATTGGACTTGGTGGGATTCggatttgaaggaatttTGGGTCCAGATCATGTTCAAAacggagagagaggagagatacAGTGGCGTGCCGGGTTTGGCTCCTGTCAGATAA
- the Bccbk1 gene encoding Bccbk1 translates to MDPNSSNAGNNNPNGNPMNNRLHLNFGNDRFAPNDRAYPTTPSTFPNPIFPGGGQAQQPQQQQQQQQAQQGAPQSYNQGFAPPAGYFMNNQYPPSSGYPQQQAPAGYQQQQQQQPYQQRSVNLQNDATNGLAHQFSHQNLGGGRGSPYGNRQGQASPGQRPRTAGAPGQPQGHSNYLNPMPTQASQQVRPEFQAAPERNPDRYGNLTQNNQKKCSQLAADFFKDSVKRARDRNVRQSEMEQRLADPNQSQSRREQTWSNAGKQEAKYLRFLRTRDRPDNYNTLKIIGKGAFGEVKLVQKKQDGKVYAMKSLIKSEMFKKDQLAHVRAERDILAESDSPWVVKLFTTFQDQDFLYMLMEFLPGGDLMTMLIKYEIFSEDITRFYIAEIVLAIEAVHKLGFIHRDIKPDNILLDRGGHVKLTDFGLSTGFHKLHDNSYYQQLLQGKSNKPRNNRQSVNLDEINLTVSNRSVINDWRKSRRVMAYSTVGTPDYIAPEIFSGHGYSYDCDWWSLGTIMFECQVGWPPFCAEDAHDTYRKIVAWRTNLYFPEDVQLGPEAENLIRSLVCNSENRLGRVSADEIKSHKFFRGVEFDTLRRIRAPFEPKLASNVDTTYFPTDEIDQTDNATHLKQAQAAAAHNGTSREEIPEMSLPFIGYTFKRFESNYR, encoded by the exons ATGGATCCCAACAGCAGTAATGCCGGTAATAATAATCCCAATGGTAACCCAATGAACAACCGCCTTCACTTGAACTTCGGAAACGACAGATTCGCGCCAAACGATCGTGCATACCCAACGACCCCATCAACTTTCCCAAACCCAATATTTCCAGGCGGAGGTCAAGCTCAGCAGccacaacaacagcaacagcaacagcaggCTCAACAAGGCGCACCACAATCATACAACCAAGGATTCGCGCCTCCCGCAGGATACTTCATGAATAACCAATACCCCCCTTCCTCGGGCTATCCGCAGCAACAAGCTCCTGCTGGGtatcagcagcagcagcagcagcagcccTACCAGCAAAGATCTGTTAACCTACAAAACGACGCTACGAATGGTCTGGCTCACCAGTTCTCCCATCAAAACTTAGGTGGGGGCAGAGGCTCACCATATGGTAATCGTCAAGGTCAAGCATCACCAGGCCAAAGACCAAGAACTGCTGGAGCACCAGGCCAGCCGCAAGGTCACTCCAACTACTTGAATCCTATGCCGACTCAAGCTTCACAACAAGTTCGTCCAGAGTTTCAGGCAGCTCCAGAAAGAAACCCAGATCGATATGGCAACTTGAcacaaaacaatcaaaagaaatgTTCGCAATTAGCTGCAGACTTTTTCAAAGATAGTGTCAAGAGGGCCAGAGACCGCAATGTTAG ACAAAGCGAAATGGAACAACGTCTTGCGGATCCTAATCAATCCCAATCGCGCCGAGAACAAACATGGTCGAATGCAGGCAAACAAGAGGCCAAATATCTACGATTTTTACGAACCAGGGACAGACCTGATAATTACAACACACTAAAGATCATTGGAAAGGGAGCCTTCGGAGAGGTCAAATTGGTTCAAAAGAAGCAAGATGGCAAAGTTTATGCTATGAAGTCTTTGATTAAGAGTGAGATGTTCAAGAAGGATCAATTAGCACATGTTCGTGCTGAAAGAGACATCTTGGCCGAGTCGGACAGTCCTTGGGTTGTTAAGCTTTTCACAACCTTTCAGGATCAAGATTTCCTTTATATGTTGATGGAGTTTTTACCAGGAGGAGATCTGATGACTATGCTTATCAAATATGAGATCTTTTCTGAAGACATTACGAGATTCTATATTGCGGAAATTGTGTTGGCTATTGAAGCTGTACACAAGCTTGGTTTCATTCATCG TGATATCAAACCTGACAACATTCTGCTTGACCGAGGTGGACATGTTAAATTGACTGATTTTGGTCTATCCACTGGTTTCCATAAACTACACGACAATTCTTATTATCAACAATTATTGCAAGGAAAATCGAATAAGCCTAGAAACAACAGACAATCAGTCAATCTTGACGAGATCAACCTCACAGTTAGCAACCGAAGCGTTATCAATGACTGGAGAAAGTCTCGAAGAGTCATGGCTTACTCGACTGTTGGTACACCCGATTATATTGCTCCAGAAATTTTCAGTGGACATGGTTATTCCTATGATTGCGATTGGTGGAGTCTCGGTACGATCATGTTCGAATGTCAAGTCGGATGGCCTCCTTTCTGTGCCGAAGATGCCCATGACACATATCGAAAGATTGTCGCCTGGCGTACGAATCTCTACTTCCCTGAGGATGTTCAACTTGGACCTGAAGCCGAAAATCTCATTCGAAG TCTTGTTTGTAATTCAGAGAACCGACTCGGACGAGTATCAGCCGACGAAATCAAGAGCCATAAATTTTTCCGTGGTGTTGAATTCGATACTTTGCGTCGTATTCGTGCTCCATTCGAGCCTAAGCTGGCTTCCAATGTTGATACCACATACTTCCCAACTGACGAGATTGATCAAACTGATAACGCAACCCATCTCAAGCAAGCTCAAGCTGCAGCTGCCCATAATGGTACTTCTCGGGAGGAAATACCAGAGATGAGTTTGCCATTCATTGGTTACACATTCAAGAGATTCGAGTCCAACTACAGATAA
- the Bcatg11 gene encoding Bcatg11 — protein MELHVYIAHTGQHLQVDPGSFTSLDDFKLWVAKYTPIAASDHISLTAAAKAVRFQALSSEQEIFVYDRRIIQQSSIASAKSLISEIPLPRKYTVSRPPDSITNEKDLQAWKDLFVERRAWAAKVVEDCASMSDQAQQRYIETEVVTRCVDTAVLNLEKHVRALDHKNAEVQNYVEEMQKLNVPGGDWEVSMSRLKSLPATADVIKFITGRDLSKTKRQITLADLVDAEEVNRSGKLLGKISTNLERSSVEVGQEVDEIMRRIDHLIEKVEKSPARAAIPQSQEPIALLEDIDAIFRKVNTDCEAILGFTNTPKNISQASKSALLHTDKFLPSLSKRALEMEEIMQTVTKLRNSTAISSLEFMYDIASLTTLLAEVNNRFAALELDGDGVNALHLIAMLDTLPVTFVSFLAEAVRRSEWDEKVKSDSSTLANEMANFQEEEIRRRRKWQKNIGATLWDEKPETQVMALEVILHGQEDDWPQASRRDLDDILEILEAENVKSPMLSDISRIISDLNNPTRQQSKRANAFKAGSIHESALGKSALLMRGDDEALKSMQDEKSKLENKLKTADSRIRRLEDLLYRQTQANRTSVGNMFPIPNTPSPDVHSVTNPMPSRPNDDSRRSSISSRRFSANRGEEEATFQRKLLSLEAELIAERERASGLEKELAAQNTSTNVLKSQLEEVNSMKHDLSENFKAQQQDFIDERKALNDDIKRYKAKLEELEDEMDRYLGSRENEKSDVDDRVRLLQDELDKLRKDSAADAQKAQGQVDFLRNDAKLQRETNETLERQMQILREEKKELLSRTIQAESAAEDQLKTLQDIHLQLSPKLRMPQEFTALSGSLTNKSLNLISELENTKRDYNLAKSQRDDAETTISELRSELADNKEKFTTEEKESQSLREELASERAKYSALEAELTDERLQLSSIRTRMADGETGSEALRSRLEEEERKVTSLSEDLARQLSRIGSLEEEIRSHQDKHEFAQERVERLNDRFDARTSRAKDLTQRVYSQNDKLVRLLERLSYSVTKDNGSMIIQKLPKPDRSIINGNDSSDAGNKLRRSMTGSTTMKAMVDSGDLDLLYWMHNDDPEKESEKYDAYINSIGSFDIDNFCEVIAKRVRDMEYTAKKYSKDARAYREKSHRAQKEAHEKIAFKNFKEGDLALFLPTRNQSTGAWAAFNVGAPHYFLREQDSHKLRSRDWLLARIHKIQDRVVDLSKSITDGRSLASTGDSFDDDNPFDLSDGLRWYLIDASEEKPGAPSTPGLAKSTVASANIDATATIRRSKKSSSMGAEGLNKTLAKSLDSRRSSSTSKKAIQIAASPLRKTGSTASVSGLRNEASGDAVDSVVVKNGDGGTNTAATSATPEAVNNEVRNPLDNLLGP, from the exons ATGGAACTTCACGTATACATTGCCCACACGGGCCAACATCTTCAGGTAGACCCTGGATCCTTTACCTC TCTGGACGATTTTAAGTTATGGGTGGCCAAGTATACTCCTATTGCCGCCAGCGATCACATATCTCTTACCGCAGCAGCCAAAGCAGTACGATTTCAAGCGCTTTCCTCAGAG CAAGAAATATTCGTATACGACAGGCGCATCATCCAGCAATCCTCCATAGCATCCGCGAAATCATTGATCTCTGAAATCCCTCTACCGCGCAAATACACTGTTTCTCGACCCCCAGATTCGATCACGAACGAGAAGGACCTACAAGCATGGAAAGACTTATTCGTCGAAAGGCGGGCATGGGCTGCGAAGGTAGTGGAAGATTGTGCTTCCATGTCGGACCAAGCACAGCAAAGGTACATCGAAACGGAGGTAGTTACTCGATGTGTGGATACCGCTGTTTTGAACCTTGAGAAGCATGTCAGGGCGCTGGACCATAAGAATGCCGAAGTTCAAAACTACGTCGAAGAAATGCAGAAACTCAATGTCCCTGGTGGGGACTGGGAAGTATCAATGTCTCGATTAAAGTCGCTACCTGCGACTGCAGACGTGATCAAGTTTATCACCGGCCGTGACTTGTCGAAGACGAAGCGCCAAATCACCTTAGCGGACTTGGTTGATGCGGAAGAAGTCAATAGGTCTGGAAAGCTGTTAGGAAAAATATCGACAAACCTCGAGCGTAGTAGTGTAGAAGTCGGACAGGAAGTGGACGAGATCATGCGAAGGATTGACCATTTAATTGAGAAGGTCGAGAAAAGTCCTGCACGAGCGGCTATTCCACAATCCCAGGAACCTATTGCTTTACTGGAGGATATTGATGCAATATTTAGAAAGGTCAACACTGATTGTGAAGCCATTCTTGGCTTCACCAACACACCCAAAAACATTTCGCAAGCTTCAAAATCGGCGCTTCTTCACACTGATAAGTTTTTACCCTCGTTATCTAAAAGGGCTCTCGAGATGGAGGAAATTATGCAGACCGTTACAAAACTGCGAAATTCCACCGCTATATCATCTTTAGAGTTCATGTATGACATCGCTAGCTTAACAACATTGCTTGCCGAAGTTAACAATCGATTTGCCGCCCTAGAATTAGATGGTGATGGGGTTAACGCCTTGCATTTGATTGCGATGCTGGACACATTACCGGTCACGTTTGTCTCATTCCTGGCAGAGGCAGTCAGACGCAGTGAATGGGATGAGAAAGTCAAATCAGATTCCTCGACCTTGGCTAATGAAATGGCGAatttccaagaagaagaaattagGCGACGACGAAAGTGGCAGAAGAACATCGGGGCTACTTTGTGGGATGAAAAGCCGGAGACGCAGGTCATGGCTCTGGAAGTCATTTTGCATGGGCAAGAGGATGATTGGCCTCAAGCTTCTCGGCGGGATTTAGAtgatattttagaaataCTTGAGGCTGAAAATGTCAAATCGCCGATGCTTAGCGACATCTCGAGGATCATTTCGGATCTCAACAACCCAACGAGGCAGCAAAGTAAGAGGGCAAATGCCTTTAAAGCGGGAAGCATTCATGAATCGGCTCTTGGCAAAAGTGCCCTTTTAATGCGTGGGGACGACGAAGCCTTGAAAAGCATGCAAGATGAGAAATCAAAGCTTGAGAACAAATTGAAAACTGCCGACAGTCGAATTCGGAGGCTTGAAGATCTATTGTATCGGCAAACTCAGGCCAACAGGACTTCAGTCGGAAACATGTTTCCAATACCCAATACCCCTAGCCCTGATGTTCACAGTGTGACAAACCCCATGCCATCACGCCCGAATGACGACTCTCGTCGATCTTCGATCTCATCCCGTCGCTTTTCTGCGAATCgaggtgaagaagaagcaaccTTCCAGCGGAAGCTACTTTCTTTGGAGGCAGAGTTGATCGCCGAACGTGAGCGCGCTTCGGGTTTGGAGAAAGAGCTCGCTGCCCAAAACACCTCAACGAACGTGTTGAAATCTCAACTTGAAGAAGTGAATTCTATGAAACACGACCTTTCGGAAAACTTTAAAGCACAGCAACAAGATTTCATTGATGAGCGCAAAGCTTTGAATGATGACATCAAGCGTTATAAGGCAAAACTAGAAGAGTTGGAGGAcgagatggatagatatctCGGCTCTAGGGAGAACGAGAAGTCCGATGTTGATGATCGTGTTCGTCTCCTACAAGATGAATTGGATAAGTTGCGAAAGGATAGTGCCGCGGATGCTCAAAAAGCTCAAGGACAGGTCGACTTCTTGAGAAATGACGCAAAATTGCAGAGGGAGACCAATGAGACTTTGGAAAGGCAAATGCAGATTCttagagaagagaagaaggaactGTTATCTCGCACAATCCAGGCAGAATCGGCTGCTGAAGATCAGCTAAAGACCTTGCAAGATATACATTTGCAGTTATCACCCAAGTTGAGGATGCCACAAGAGTTCACAGCCCTCTCGGGATCGTTGACTAACAAATCACTGAACTTGATATCTGAGCTTGAAAATACGAAGCGCGACTACAACCTTGCGAAGTCGCAGCGAGACGATGCAGAAACGACGATTTCGGAGCTGAGATCCGAACTTGCGGATAACAAGGAGAAATTTACTACCGAAGAGAAGGAATCGCAATCCTTGCGCGAAGAATTAGCATCGGAGAGAGCCAAGTACTCGGCTCTTGAGGCCGAACTCACTGATGAACGCCTTCAATTAAGCTCCATAAGGACCAGAATGGCAGATGGCGAAACAGGATCTGAGGCTCTGCGCAGTCGcctggaagaggaggaacGCAAGGTCACATCTCTGTCAGAGGATCTTGCTAGACAGCTATCTCGTATCGGAAGTCTTGAGGAAGAAATAAGATCGCATCAAGACAAGCATGAATTTGCACAAGAAAGGGTTGAGAGGTTGAACGACCGATTTGATGCACGCACTTCGCGTGCAAAAGACCTTACACAACGAGTGTATTCTCAAAATGATAAGCTTGTTCGACTACTTGAGCGTTTGAGTTATTCTGTCACCAAAGACAATGGCTCAATGATCATTCAGAAGTTACCAAAACCTGATCGTAGCATCATCAACGGAAATGATTCCTCGGATGCTGGGAACAAGCTCAGGCGAAGCATGACAGGTTCGACAACAATGAAAGCCATGGTTGATAGTGGAGACCTTGACCTTTTGTATTGGATGCACAATGACGACCCCGAAAAAGAAAGTGAGAAGTATGACGCTTACATCAATTCAATCGGTAGCTTCGATATAGATAACTTTTGTGAGGTCATTGCAAAGCGAGTTAGGGACATGGAATACACAGCCAAGAAATATTCCAAAGATGCCCGTGCCTACCGGGAGAAGTCTCACAGAGCTCAGAAGGAAGCTCATGAGAAGATTGccttcaagaatttcaaagaagGTGACCTAGCTTTATTTCTAccaacaagaaatcaatccACTGGGGCATGGGCAGCATTCAACGTTGGCGCTCCTCATTACTTCCTTCGAGAACAAGATTCTCATAAGCTCCGCTCTCGCGATTGGTTACTAGCTCGAATCCATAAAATTCAGGACAGAGTAGTTgatctctccaaatccatcacCGATGGTCGTTCCTTGGCAAGCACAGGCGACTCCTTCGATGACGATAACCCATTCGATCTCTCTGATGGCCTTCGTTGGTATCTCATTGATGCCTCAGAGGAGAAACCAGGTGCTCCATCTACACCTGGTCTCGCCAAAAGCACAGTTGCTAGCGCAAACATAGATGCAACAGCTACAATTCGTCGCTCGAAGAAATCATCGAGCATGGGTGCTGAGGGTCTTAACAAAACTCTGGCGAAGAGTCTGGATAGTAGGAGGAGCAGTAGCACCTCGAAGAAAGCCATTCAGATTGCTGCGTCGCCGTTGAGGAAAACGGGCTCGACGGCTTCAGTCAGTGGGTTGAGAAATGAAGCGAGCGGGGATGCGGTGGACTCCGTCGTTGTAAAGAATGGTGATGGGGGCACCAATACAGCTGCTACTTCTGCTACTCCCGAAGCAGTAAACAACGAGGTTCGAAATCCTTTGGATAATCTCTTGGGTCCTTGA
- the Bcsah1 gene encoding Bcsah1: MSAPASKFKVADLSLAAFGRKEIELAENEMPGLMATREKYAADQPLKGARIAGCLHMTIQTAVLIETLTFLGAEVTWSSCNIFSTQDHAAAAIAAAGVPVFAWKGETEEEYNWCLEQQLVSFKDGKSLNLILDDGGDLTQLVHNKYPEMLKDCYGVSEETTTGVHHLYKMLKNKGLLVPAINVNDSVTKSKFDNLYGCRESLVDGIKRATDVMIAGKVAVVAGFGDVGKGCAMALHGMGARVIVTEIDPINALQAAVSGYQVMPMEKAASQGQIFVTTTGCRDILTGEHFEAMPNDAIVCNIGHFDIEIDVAWLKANAASVQNIKPQVDRYLMKNGRHIILLAEGRLVNLGCATGHSSFVMSCSFTNQVLAQIMLFKCEDAAFGQKYVEFGKTQKLEVGVYVLPKILDETVAKLHLAHVNAELSKLTPVQAEYLGLEVEGPFKAEIYRY; this comes from the exons ATGTCTGCCCCAGCATCCAAGTTCAAG GTCGCTGACCTCAGTCTTGCTGCCTTCGGTCGCAAGGAAATCGAGCTCGCTGAGAATGAGATGCCAGGTTTGATGGCTACTCGTGAGAAGTATGCTGCCGATCAACCTTTGAAGGGTGCCCGTATTGCtggatgt TTACACATGACCATCCAAACTGCTGTCTTGATTGAGACCCTCACATTCCTCGGAGCTGAGGTTACCTGGTCATCATGCAACATTTTCTCCACCCAAGACCACGCCGCTGCTGCCATTGCTGCCGCCGGTGTCCCAGTCTTTGCCTGGAAGGGTGAGACCGAGGAGGAATACAACTGGTGTTTGGAACAACAACTCGTTTCCTTCAAGGATGGCAAGAGCTTGAACTTGATCCTCGATGACGGTGGAGATCTTACCCAACTCGTCCACAACAAATACCCAGAGATGTTGAAGGACTGCTACGGTGTTTCTGAAGAGACCACCACTGGTGTTCACCACTTGTacaagatgttgaagaacAAGGGTCTCCTTGTCCCAGCTATCAACGTTAACGACTCCGTCACCAAGTCAAAGTTCGACAACTTGTACGGATGCCGTGAATCTTTGGTCGATGGTATCAAGCGTGCCACCGATGTCATGATTGCTGGTAAGGTTGCCGTTGTCGCCGGTTTCGGTGATGTTGGAAAGGGTTGTGCTATGGCTCTTCACGGAATGGGCGCTCGTGTCATTGTCACTGAGATTGACCCTATCAACGCTCTCCAAGCTGCCGTTTCCGGATACCAAGTCATGCCAATGGAGAAGGCTGCTTCCCAAGGTCAAATCTTCGTTACCACCACTGGATGCAGAGATATCTTGACTGGTGAGCACTTCGAGGCCATGCCAAACGATGCTATCGTCTGTAACATTGGTCACTtcgatattgagattgacgTTGCCTGGTTGAAGGCAAACGCTGCCAGTGTCCAAAACATCAAGCCCCAAGTCGACAGATACCTCATGAAGAACGGCCGTCACATCATCCTCCTTGCCGAGGGTCGTCTCGTTAACTTGGGATGTGCCACCGGTCACTCTTCCTTCGTCATGTCCTGCTCCTTCACCAACCAAGTCCTTGCTCAAATCATGTTGTTCAAGTGCGAGGATGCTGCTTTCGGCCAAAAGTATGTCGAGTTCGGCAAGACCCAAAAGCTCGAGGTTGGTGTCTACGTTCTCCCAAAGATCTTGGACGAGACCGTTGCCAAGCTCCATTTGGCACACGTCAACGCTGAGTTGTCCAAATTGACCCCAGTTCAAGCCGAGTACCTTGGACTTGAGGTTGAGGGACCATTCAAGGCTGAGATCTACAGATACTAA